Below is a window of Electrophorus electricus isolate fEleEle1 chromosome 1, fEleEle1.pri, whole genome shotgun sequence DNA.
ATTGAATGATTGTAGAAAAGTGTGAAggaaagtgtatgtgtgtgtgcgtgcgtgcatttgtgcgtgcgtgtgtgtgtgtgtgtgtgctctataaACTAGCACCCTGGTGTCCAGCTTGGACAGTCCAAAGTGCACCTCTCATAAATGTAACACGTCATGTACGGTTGCACctatgtgtgagtgagggatggttaaaagagagagagagagagagagatgcagagggaAGACGGTGCCTTTGGGAAGAAGGGCACATACACTGGTGAACTCAAAGGTAGGAGCCCTCACAGTCCACAGGATCGACAAACTCAAACCTGAACAGAACCATCACAAGGCGTCTGCTTAACAGAGAAAGGTCATcctgaaaagtgtgtgtgtgattccaggatccccctcacactcccagATCTGCTGCATGTGGATGCATCATCTGGACCTCACCTGCATCTCAGTGTTTCACCAGCGTCTCACCGGCGTCTCCTCGGCACGGAGCTGCATCATGGCTTTGTTAACGACGTGCGTATTGACTTGTCATCTGTATTCAAAGTTCTGTCAGGTTTGAGTGAAAAACGGGAGTCAGACGACCTCTGTGCATCCATTGGGTTTTAGGACcatggctctctctcttgcctggTAGGATTCTTGGGCTGCTTTGACTGGCCTTTTGAGTTGATCTGCGCTCGGTTGATCTCGCCTGTGCGATGAGCCTCGGTTCCAACGGCAGCGTCCCCACCACGGCAGGCCCAAGCTCGGGCGGGGGAGGTGCTCCATGGGTGACGCCGCTCCTGGGCTCCACCCTGGTGGCCATGTGCGTGCTGGGCGCGGCGGGCAACCTGTACACGCTGGCAGTGACGCGCTCGGCGGCCCTGCGGCGCGCGGGGTCCATGCGCGTCTTCATCATCAACCTGGCAGCGGCCGACCTGCTATACCTGGCTACCATCCCGTTCGTGGTGTGCACCTACTTCGCCCGTGACTGGTTCTTCGGCGAGACGGGCTGCCGCCTGCTGCTCAGCCTGGACCTGCTCACCATGCATGCCAGCGTCTTCGTCCTGGTGGCCATGAGCCTGGAGCGCTACCGGGCCGTGGCGACGCCCTTCGGTGCCCGCCGCCCACCCGGCCGTCGCCACTGGCTGGCGGCGCTGGGCGTGTGGGCGGCGGCCACGGCGCTCACTCTTCCCATGATGGTGATGATCCAGCTGCGCGAGGGTCGTCCGGGTGCCGGTGGCCTCGTCAAGCGCATCTGCTACCCCACGTGGAAGCCCGAGGCCTTCAGGGCCTACCTGACGCTCCTCTTCTTCACCAGCATGCTGGTGCCGGGTCTGGTAATGGGGGGGCTATACACCGGCCTGGCACATCACTACTGGGTGGCCCAGGCAAACCTGGTGCGCGGAGGCTCAGGGCGTGGAGGCACGGCGCTCTCCCGGCTGCGGCGGCAGCTCAAGTACAGAGTAGTGGGCATGGTCTTCAGCATTGTGGTGGCCCACTGGGTCTGCTTCCTGCCCTTCTGGGCCTGGCAGCTGGCCAAGCTTTTCTCGCCCGAGGCCCTGCGCTCGCTCTCGCATGCCGCTCACACCTACCTAAACTTCTTCGTCACCTGCCTGACGTATGGGAACAGCTGCGTGAACCCGCTCCTCTACACGCTGCTCACCCGGAACTACAGGGACTACCTGGCCCAGAGGGGGCAGAACTCTGGCTCTAGCCGCGCGGAACAGGCCTCAGCGCCCCCGGCCAACCACGCCGCCCAGGACTCGGAGACGACGTAGGCGGGGCTAGCAGTTTGAAGAACCCACTGTCAGGGATGACTTGAACTACCTTGGGGTCAGGTTCGGTGGGTATGCCCTTGATAATGTCTCTGGAATCCCACTGTAAATGGTGCTTCAACAGACTACAGTCTAGAATGTGATGGACACCTGAAATACTAGAACCTCACAAACTGCTGACAGAATTTTTTGATGTACAGTGATTCGAATAGTAGCTGGAACCCGACTCCCTCAGAATTTGTGATCAGGTTGCCATGGATCCAGCTGCATTTCCATGGAGATGGTCTGTAGCGCCATGTTCCCCTTACaacttgtttattattgttcattttctctAGTAGTTTTCCTCCTTTATGCGTgttgtttgttgctgttggcACATCggcgcacagacacacccactgtTCGTACGTATGCCTAGTGCTGGGATGTTTCTAAAGCTGAAAAAATAAAGACTATCAAATTATTATATCTTATTATTAACCCTTAGAACAattaactgtttttttaatgttttttctccCAGAGAAGCATGAAGGTGAGAATGGGTACACACTGAAATGTAGGCCTGTGCATGCATATCAAAGACCGAGCACACACTGGAGTGaggatattgtgtgtgtgtgtgtgtgtgtgtgtgtgtgtgtgtgtgtgtgtgtgtgtgtgtgtatgagtgtgtgtgtgtgtgtgtgtgtgtgtgtgtgtgtgtgtatgagtgtgtgtgtgtgtgtgtgtgtatgagtgtgtgtgtgtgtgtgtgtgtgtgtgtgtgtgtgtgagtgtgtgtgtgtgtgtgtgtatgtatgtgtgtgtgtgtgtgtgtgtgtgtgtgtgtgtgtgtgtgtgtgtgtgtgtgtgtgtgtgtgtctaagcgTGCACCACTCCTGTCTATTTGTGCCGGCACTGCTCTCTGCATCTCTGGAATGTTCCTCCGGGCTGTAAAATTCCTCACTCCTGGTCACGGCGCTTTTGGTGTAGCAGTGCAAATTAGCCTTGTTACCATAGCACCTCCTGACTCCTCCATAGTGCCTCCTGACTCCTACATAGTGCCTGCTGACTCCTCCAGAGCACCGTGAGCCCATGACTGAGTCAAATCCAGACTGTCCAGTGTCACTCATGGCACAAAACTCATTGAActcaaaacaccaaacacaacGTGAGGCTGAACAGCTAAACCAGGTGTTTATAGTTGCTGTATAAGGTCTCATATGgtcatattttcagctttattgtcatattatttctttatgtaatGATTTATTATCAAATGGTACCTTATCAGGAAGAGAGCTGAGAGTGGTCTGCACATTTtgaacctttaaagtgaactTAAAAACAAATGCGAAAACAGAGGGAATGCTGTTTCCAGAGGCAGCATTCTGTTTCCACCTGAGAACCCTGAGTCATGGACGCCATGCCGGAAACCACCGAGTCAGTGCTACTGTTCCTCATTGTGTGTGGAGCCATCAGCGACTTAGCGTTGGTAACAGCCCAGCTCAGCTCCCTGCCGAGGTACCGGAACAGTCAGACTtggctgtctcacacacacaagatggcCTCTGTTGTTGTGGAGCTCGGGCTGTGATGTGATGTATTTCCTTTTTGAAAACCTTGACGTGCTTGCCGAGACAGAGGAGTTTACCTGCTCTGATCTGATTTGGCCTCCTCTGAGAGGTTGCGCCGCCCAGTGGTCAGCAGCGGAACCTGGTGACAGTAACAGGTGTTCTTACCGGCCGTAGTCACATGACtcgttttcttttcatttctgtcctcttttgtttttcactctttttgtgTAGGCTGGTGTGAAATCCAATGATTGGGTGTGCAGACTgcagatgtctctctctctctctctctctctctctctctctctgtcaatgTTATAAGGTCAGCTGTCACCAGTACGATGGAGTGCTTGATGCACTGAGAATTATTATTTACCCAGACTTGGCAAACACTGAGGTTAACATTGATGCTCCGCTccaacacacactgactcttCGCGCtgatgtcgtgtgtgtgtgtgtgtgtgtgtgtgtgtgtgcgtgcttgtatCTGTGTAGCTTTTAGTAACAGGAAAGCATGTTTCACTGTAAAGCATCGAGGAATATAAAATTGCATATGAAATCAAGGTTTGTTGAATTAAAAGGCCCATTTTTTGTCTAATGGTTTTATTAGCACATCTTCAGTGGTTTAAGTACATTTAAGAACACATTTTGTAAGTTTCAGAATGGCATACAACTGATGAGTCTGAACTTACATGAGCATTACACGTACATTTAAGGTGGACTGGGCCAGGTTTGGACGGCCATTATTGGACCACCTTATTTCATCTTGATTCCCTCAACCTTGACATCACCACGCACGTCAAAGTGATTGAAAGCATCGTCGCCATGACGGTTAGGAAAGCTCATCATTGTTCCGTTGGGCAGTTTGATATAAAACTGCTCATTGTTGAAATTGATGGTcacctgtcagagagagagagagagagagagagagagagagagagagagagagagagagagagcagacaagGAGGTGAGTTTAACCATCAAGACTCTCCAAACTCAAGTACAGCTTTGCGTCAGTGACACACAACTACCGCTAGAGGGACACACTGAGCATTGTGGGTTGAAGTATAAGTTTTAGACACAAAGACTACACCCCTTggctttattgttttttttagtagAAAAAAGGAACCTGTGTAATTTAAGGCATGGGCCATCAGGGCTACACTAACTTACATTAAGCGAGGCGCCATAAGATGCTATTTATGAGGTGCCTTAAACAACTCTGCAAAGAGTAGTACACTGATATGTGTAGGATGACGTCATAAGAACGAACCTTTATGTTTATAGGCCACTGTAGCATTACGCAATGTGTACACTGCTCTAAACTACGTAAAATGATGACAGTTTCCCATATCTAAACTATACTGCACATACAATGTGATTAAAGTGCACGTTCCTGATGTAACGAACACATTCTGCGGGTGAGCTGTAGTGGGAACCTTGAACGCCTCGTCGTGCTGGAATGGGAAACCGTGTTCCCTCACTTCTTCTCCCCAGCCGCCCTGGTTGGAGTTGCACACGATGATGTTCGTGTCCCCATTGTAGCAGAAGCGGGGGTTGAAGTGCAGTGCGATGTTGTCCGCGTCATGACCAATATTGATGGAAAATCTACAAAGAGacaggattattattattattattattattattaataatgctGCTGTAGAAGTATATGGGCCATTTCAACTGTAATTTAAACTGGTTTAATTTGAATTTATCCTGGACAGAACAAGGTCAGGGGGAGACGGCAGTGGTGCACGGGTGTGAGTCAGGGGGAGACGGCAGTGGTGCACGGGCGTGAGTCAGGGGGAGACGGCAGTGGTGCACGGGCGTGAGTCAGGGGGAGACGGCAGTGGTGCACGGGGGTGAGTCAGGGGGAGACGGCAGTGGTGCACGGGGGTGAGTCAGGGGGAGACGGCAGTGGTGCACGGGCGTGAGTCAGGGGGAGACGGCAGTGGTGCACGGGCGTGAGTCAGGGGGAGACGGCAGTGGTGCACGGGGGTGAGTCAGGGGGAGACGGCAGTGGTGCACGGGCGTGAGTCAGGGGGAGACGGCAGTGGTGCACGGGTGTGAGTCAGGGTGATTGGTTGTGGGCAGAAACTGTACTGCAGGATTCAGGGCTCCAGGAAGATGGCATGCAGGTCAGTTAAACACACAAGCCACCCCACCACAGAGGTGTACCTGACCTACTGACACAGAGgcttggtgttggtgtgtgtacctacacatcacagtgtcagagagcatacatttggtgtttgtgtgtgtacctacacaTCACAGTGTCAGAGAGCATAcgtttggtgttggtgtgtgtacctacacatcacagtgtcagagagtgtgagtttggtgtcggtgtgtgtaagtacagatcacagtgtcagagagtgtgagtttggtgtcggtgtgtgtaagtacacaTCACAGTGTCAGAGAGCATAcgtttggtgttggtgtgtgtacctacacatcacagtgtcagagagtgtgagtttggtgtcggtgtgtgtaagtacagatCACAGTGTCAGAGGGTGTGAGTTTGGTGTCGGTGTGTAGTACCTACACATCACAGTGtcagagagtgtgagtttggtgtcggtgtgtgtaagtacagatcacagtgtcagagagtgtgagtttggtgtcggtgtgtgtaagtacagatcacagtgtcagagagtgtgagtttggtgtcggtgtgtgtaagtacagatcacagtgtcagagagtgtgagtttggtgtcggtgtgtgtaagtacagatcacagtgtcagagagtgtgagtttggtGTCGGTGTGTAGTACCTACACATCACAGTGtcagagagtgtgagtttggtgtcggtgtgtgtaagtacagatcacagtgtcagagagtgtgagtttggtGTCGGTGTGTAGTACCTACACATCACAGTGtcagagagtgtgagtttggtgtcggtgtgtgtaagtacagatcacagtgtcagagagtgtgagtttggtGTCGGTGTGTAGTACCTACACATCACAGTGtcagagagtgtgagtttggtGTCGGTGTGTAGTACGGTGTGGGAACGTACTTTTCACAGCCAGACTTGACTTTGCCAGAGATTGACAGCTCCTGGCCTGCCTTGAACGTCATGTCTTTAACAGTGAGTACCTGCAGTGCAACATTCAACAACACAGAATTTAATACTgataacattcattaaaaccTTCATTAAAGTCACCAGTGATTCATTTGCCTTTAAACACCAATGGAAGCAAAATTAATTAGttgaattaattaaatactATTGATATGATGGCACAGATTGATGGAAATTAACCTGGACCAGCATATTTCAAAGCTAATTAAGgaaagtgtgtgaatgtgtgtgtcataatGGGAAATGGcagaattttttatttgattgggTAAGTCTTTGTGTCCGTGGTGTGAACAGTGAGTTATCACTATCCTGCCAAGCCCACTGTTAATGAACAACATAGATTACATTATCAGTCCATGGTGCCATTAACCGCGAACAGAGATGACACGCTGGTCAAATATTGCGCTAATGCTAACATCGCTGAACTACCTGTGGGTGGAAATCCTGACACCACCCAACTCTTGTAACTCCAAGAGTTAAATTGCATTATATTCCACCTGCAGTTTTACTGCTGATCGTGATGTTCTGGTAAATCATTGGGCGACTGTAGGTTGGGTGTGATCGCTATGTGACGGACAGGTCAGTTTCCCAGGACTCTTTTCTCTATCCCAGGTCACACCCACCCAGAACAGGGGCTTAAGGCACCTCTGCCTCAGTTCACCGTGGAAACGGGGTCTCTAAGAGACGGCCTTCTCTGCCCTCATGTTTAAagcacataaacatataaaaaccaTGAATATGACTTTATTAGGACCTTTTGGTCTCGGTAGTAGACAAAAAGGTAATACTTGATGTTACTGTATTCCAGAGCCATAGAAATTTCAGTTAGTGTCACCATGTCTGTAAAAGGTATTACTATGGTAACATGATTATCATTTACTAGATGAACTtatattttttcacatttatttctagTTTGTAATTGAGTACTTTTGTTTTGACAGCTTTTGATTCTAAaatcagaacacacaacacacaaaaagcagttTTGCTTTTCTGCGCAGTAGGAACTACACAAAGATAACACTTGCCACAGCATGACATAGTGTGCATAGTTTCCAGGCAGAATTAACCCTTTGATAGGCACAGCATGCTTGTTAAAACCATAACGCAAGTGCAACCTTTTCCTCCCTTACTATTGTACTGGTGTACAGCACCAGTGTCTAAGAAACCCTGAAGGACAAAAGGATAAAGGTGGTAAGAAATACTCACCATCTTGTCGGTGATGTGGTTGAGGGTTCCGGTAGAATGGGATGCACTTTGAACTTGTGATTTTCCTTTATAATGATGCAAAAAAACTAGGAGGTGTGTGCAACTAATCCCCCATCCAGTGAGAGCACACTGAGGCGGGGTATAAACCAATCATACCAAGCCATCGTTTGAGAGATGCACTggacatttattattttgagaTTATAAGTTATTAATTATTTGCATTTCCCCCCCTttcttattttcctctttttaaaaagcaattgaAGGTAGGCGACTTTTCAGCTGTTTATCACAAAATTCTCAGTGTGTTGCAATTATCCGAGTCTTTGTGTAAAGGGAAGTAATCTTGTATTGGTGGGGATCacattttaatatgattttgtaCTATTATTTCTTGTACTATTTGTTGcatataataaacataaataaatgtaacttttctAGAGACTATGGAGTTAAACCAGTATTGGTGCATGTTGAAGATAAAAATCTGTCTCCATCTAGTGTTTAATATGAGTCATTGCAGGCTTTTATAGTTTTCGTGTTATTTGCGTATGTTCACATGAGTCCAGGCCAAAGAGAATGTTATCTGCCATATAATCAGCATATCAAgtttcataatttcattttctgatcTAACTGATTACTGATATTAACTGAGCACAATTGCATTACAGGATCAAGACAATTAAGATTCCCTATACACTAAGACATATATTAGTCTACATTAATTAATCTATTAAAGGTCACCcatt
It encodes the following:
- the LOC113580338 gene encoding urotensin-2 receptor yields the protein MSLGSNGSVPTTAGPSSGGGGAPWVTPLLGSTLVAMCVLGAAGNLYTLAVTRSAALRRAGSMRVFIINLAAADLLYLATIPFVVCTYFARDWFFGETGCRLLLSLDLLTMHASVFVLVAMSLERYRAVATPFGARRPPGRRHWLAALGVWAAATALTLPMMVMIQLREGRPGAGGLVKRICYPTWKPEAFRAYLTLLFFTSMLVPGLVMGGLYTGLAHHYWVAQANLVRGGSGRGGTALSRLRRQLKYRVVGMVFSIVVAHWVCFLPFWAWQLAKLFSPEALRSLSHAAHTYLNFFVTCLTYGNSCVNPLLYTLLTRNYRDYLAQRGQNSGSSRAEQASAPPANHAAQDSETT
- the lgals2b gene encoding lectin, galactoside-binding, soluble, 2b, which produces MVLTIDDMSFGVGQNLTIAGKVKSDCNSFSINIGHGPDSIALHFNPRFKYNKDRKVIVCNSYLGSWGVEQKERDFPFNQDGDFKVEFSFSNDRFLIKLPNGNMIDFPNRSGDDKFKHLHVKGAVKLHTIEFRYTPPQCALTGWGISCTHLLVFLHHYKGKSQVQSASHSTGTLNHITDKMVLTVKDMTFKAGQELSISGKVKSGCEKFSINIGHDADNIALHFNPRFCYNGDTNIIVCNSNQGGWGEEVREHGFPFQHDEAFKVTINFNNEQFYIKLPNGTMMSFPNRHGDDAFNHFDVRGDVKVEGIKMK